In Nitrosopumilus sp., the genomic stretch ATTCTAGTTTGGTGGTCATAACTGAAATGAAGTTCCCCCCTCCATGCATGTAAAATACTTGACCACCATCTTTGACGGTTTGATAATTACTTGAGAAGTGTTTGTTTTTTGAGCTTTTTTGTAAACGCTGCTATCGTTGATTCTAATTTGTTTTGAGGAGTATTTTCAATTAATTTCAAATATGCACTGCCCACAATTACTGCATCTGCACCTGCGTTGATGTATTTTCTCACATCATCTGGTGTTGAAACTCCAAATCCCACACCTATAGGGATTTTGCCACCTGTTTGTTTTTTAACATCTTTAATTGCTTTTAATGTATAATTTTTTATTCCTGTTTTGATACCTGTCGTACCATAAACTGCTACAAGATACAAAAATCCTGTGGATATTTTTGAAATCTTTTCTATTCTTTTTTTTGTAGTATTTGGAGATATTAAAAATACTGTGTCTGCATTGTTTTTGGCAGCATGTATGTATTCTTTTGACTCTTCAATTGACATGTCCGGAAGAATGAATCCATCAATTCCTGCATTTTTTGCATCTTTGATAAATTTTGAATATCCTTTATGATACAAAATATTTGTATATGTCATTAACACTAGTGGTATGCCTGTCTCTTTTCTTATTTTTTTAACAAGTGTAAAAAATTTATTTATTTTAGCTCCTTTTTGAAGTGATACAGTACTTGCATTCTGAATAACAGGTCCATCAGCTAGAGGATCTGAAAATGGAAATCCTAACTCTATGATGTCTGCTCCACCTTTGACAAGACCTCTTACTGTTGAAATTGTGGCCTTTTCATTAGGAAATCCTGCCATGATATATGAAATCAGGGCTTTTTGATTTTTCTTCTCTAATTCCATAAATTTTTCTTTAATCTTTGACATTTACTTGGCCTTGCTTGGTTTGATTAT encodes the following:
- the trpA gene encoding tryptophan synthase subunit alpha, which encodes MSKIKEKFMELEKKNQKALISYIMAGFPNEKATISTVRGLVKGGADIIELGFPFSDPLADGPVIQNASTVSLQKGAKINKFFTLVKKIRKETGIPLVLMTYTNILYHKGYSKFIKDAKNAGIDGFILPDMSIEESKEYIHAAKNNADTVFLISPNTTKKRIEKISKISTGFLYLVAVYGTTGIKTGIKNYTLKAIKDVKKQTGGKIPIGVGFGVSTPDDVRKYINAGADAVIVGSAYLKLIENTPQNKLESTIAAFTKKLKKQTLLK